ATTCAGTGTCCGTGGAGATTTTGGACAAAGTTTTACAGACAGGCTTTGGGGTTTGAACAGGGAACAAAATGAAATGGTTTCATGTCTACGTCTTTCCATTTACATGACACTCCAATGGAAACATCTAGAAACCTTCTTAAAATCAGTACATCAACTCAGAGGAGTTTTGAAAACGTTGACCGTACAGAGAACTGGCAAAACGAGCAGATGCCTCCCTGCCAACACACTGAGATTGGACGAGAGTGAGTGTATTCAGCCAACTCATGTGGAATTATGTGGAATGTATTTGAGTTGATACAGAATATGAGCTGAAGTGATATTTCATTTTTAGGCTTTAAGAAGATGATTTCCAACGAGCATGCACCAAGCAATGGAGAGGGGAAACAGCAAACCACCTTCACTGTATTTGCTACAGAAGCGAACACAAgtataataaatacattaaatatggGCACTACCCATCTGCAAACAttgcaaagaaagaaagaaaaatcttaaAACGGAACTTAAAATGAATAATACGTTGCAGCCGTTGTGTAGATAAAACTCATCAGCCAGGAAGatataattatatttattcTATCTAAGAAATATGACTTGGAGCACAACACCTTATTTAATATTGATTATCTGAAACAAGTGGtagaaactaaaaaaacagccaaaaatCTACAACTAATATCAATTTGAAGGATATAACAGACGGGTGAGAGCAGCATTAGTAAAGAAAAATCAACGGGCAATGCCAAGTTGTAGATCAACCTGAAATTCACATAGCATGCTAAATGCAAGCACACAAAACATTTGGgcaaaacattcattttagcTTCAGCAAAAACTACTTCATCTGAAAAGTAAAGGGAAGCtatctctataaaaaaaaattggtagAGTAAActataattctttaaaaaaaatgtttttctatctGGCTTTAGCTTCCCAATGAAATGCTAAAAAATAAGCACTCCTGGCAGAAAAGTGTTGTGCTGTAAGCTAGCTGGCTATGTTAACTCCTGTTGTCTGCTTCAAGTAGACCTACTCTAATTTGCAAGCCTAACTGTATACcattaaaacaaatctttgcaacagacaggaaacattATGACATTTCACAGCCGGAGGCTTGAGCACAAGTATATCACCACAGCTAAAATCTATTTAGGAGGGTCAATGTCTTCATCACATGAATCCAGAAACACTGTCAAAGCTAACATTTAAAACCTAGATTTGGATAACATTTTAACAATCCCTTTAGATTTTAGAAGTGGTGTATGTCTTGTTTGTGAACAGCTTCTCTGCCAGACTTCTCTGCTTGCGCcggttttattttgttgtcacAACCTAAGGACTCGGCAATTAATTCATGGAGTAATATCCTATCAAAGCCAATAGGGATTACAAGTACTTACATCTATTACtaatgtaataataaaatattttccttACAAATTCAGAATTGCACCTTCAAAAAAATACGTTAAAATAATCgtttaaacaacacaaaaatgctATCTTAAATAAGTATATATAAATCAGTGCTTCTTAATGGTCGAGAATTATTTTAATGTACTCAAAATATTTTGGCATACAAAATCATTGCcaattatttaatttgattgaaatgtttagggtcaaataaacaataatgGAGTATAGAAATGTTAGTGGTAGTGTAATAATGgtgttataaaaaaataaatagagatCCCTTATCAAGAAATTTCCCCCAAATCATTTTCTTTGCATGTTCTGTGCCCTAAATATCACACTCCTTCTTAATGTCTACCCTGGCTGCCAGTAGGAAAGTGCCCTCCTCAGCCCTGACTCAGATTGTTGGTGAGTGTATGttgctcactctctcctccccttgcgtcttttctttttttttcttcttctcacaaGCAGTCTtactctctccctcctccttccctctttactctctctcctcactctccCAATCCCTCTCTCCTTTTGATCACTTCAGTCCTTTGCTCCACTCTCCTTTACTCCTACACTGCTCTGTCACTCACTCATACCAGCTCTCCATCTCCATCATCCAAGATCCTCAGTGTGTCTGCGTTTTGCCAGGTGGACGCACTCCCCACAGTCACCATTTCCACCCCGGAGAGTTCCACGGTGGCTGCGCAGCCCCTTCCCCGGCTGAGCATCGGGCGTAAGACCCTGGTGGCAGCTGCCGTGGGGGTCATGCTGGTCCTGGTTCTGGTAGTTCTCATACCTGTGCTTGTCAGCTCTGTTGGCACGGGTGGAGCGGATGACAGCGCAAGCCACTTTGAGATGCTGGGTACCTGCCGCATGGTTTGTGACCCCTTCTCCAGCACGGGTACAGCGGGCACAGGACTAGATACAGCAACCACAGGCCTACAGGTGGACAACGACGCAGATTTGAGCGACCACAGCATAGGCCCACCCCTGCCTACTTACAGTGCTCACGGCCCCCAAGGAAAACCAGGACGGCCGGGCAAGCCTGGACCCCCAGGACCACCTGGAGAGCCAGGCCCACCAGGACCTAAAGGCCCCCCGGGAGATGGTGTCGACATTGTGCGGACAGGGATTCTAGGTTTAGGGGGAAAAGGGTCAGTCAGCACAACCACCTACAACACCTCCCCTCGGGTGGCTTTTTATGCTGGACTTCGAAACCCTCAAGAAGGTTACGATATTCTACGATTTGATGACGTGGTGACTAACATTGGTGGGAACTATGAAGGGGCAACAGGCAAGTTCACCTGTAAGATTCCTGGAACGTACTTTTTCATCTACAATGTGCTGATGAGGGGAGGAGATGGAACCAGCATGTGGGCTGACTTGATCAAGAATGGTCTGgtgggtaacactttaaatcTAAAGACACCTTCGCAAACCAATTCACTGTTTAATGGTgaatttttttcctcttcaatACAGATTCTGATACATAGACTGGATTAGTGGGAAATATAAAGTACCCCTCTATTTCTAgtgtgatataaaaaaaaaactatacatAATTGACAAAAAGGACTCTAGGCTAACACTTGATAACTTTGACTAACATTACATTGTCTGCTGGCACCGCACTGTTGTTTGTTATCATCACGAGATAATTCACCTGATATGAGTTTTTCACCTGATATGAGAGGTTATGATATCATAACAGAGCATTGACTGGCATTTACACCATACCAGATACTGCACAGGTCATCTGGGGAAGACGGTTAGACTGGTATGGGTATATGAATGACTCTAGTCCttagaaaaaacagaaaaaaaataacaaaaaaatcttaaacTAAGTAAGTAAGTGTAGATTATTGACATTATgagagaaaaaatctgaatcGTGTTTTATTAGAACCCACATTTAAATACTCAGGGAGCAGGCAGGATAAATTGAGTAGTCATGCATTCATGTGGATAGTGACTTTAGGTCTGTCTTGTTCTGGTGTTATAGTGCAGCATAATGACAATTCATAGTGGCATGCTGCCAGATTGTGTATCTGTGCATATTACACATCTGATGATGTACATGTTGAAGTGAGTGGAAGAAGTGCAGCGCTATCTCAACTCTGCACACATCAGAACACAGCCTGGGGTAGTGGCTAGTTCAAAGCTGGTGCCCTTTGAAATACAACAAACTTCATGGAGTCATGATGTGCTAGTGTGCGTTATCAGACTGCCTGTCAGGCTCAGGCGTTTCACTCTCAAACCAGGACTTTTGCTATATTCATGGATAATGTTGTAATGTCTTCAAAGCCCCAGGTGATGACACTGATCAAGCACCATGGTAACCTGAACCTTGATATTTCCCCGAACACATCTCAGACAGGCGGCAACAGGCTGGACACAGATTGGatacagcaacacaaacacctacaaatttttttttttttatccaacacAAGGGCCACTCAGTAAATAACATATTTGTGGAGCATAATACAAATCACTTTATGTTGAGGGTGCTTCATAGAGCTGAAGGGTCTACTATGttacaattgtttttttaggtttttactCATTACATGTTACACTTCATGAATTACAAAATAGTTACAGGCTGCAcaaatctaaacacattttgacatttagtgttttaaaagcttcaaattgcagttgtttttgtattgtcAGCAAGGAACAAATTGACTTGTACTGaaatcaaagacaaaaacaccacatttaaaaacatttcttggaCAGATTATcaacacaaatgtaaaataattgaatattttattttgcagcttATACACTGATGACAATATAATGTATAATATTCCTCTTTAAGCTCTTACAGTTACCTTGTATTTTTGTAAAGAGGCTGTGCCTTAATTTAAAAGGGCAATGTGGCTCTTTCCAACTTCTCATCCTAATGTTGTAACCCTACACCATATTTGAAAAACTTTCCCCAATATACACATACTGCGATTagcaatatttttttctacttaaaTTGTGAAAAGGACATTGAATCCGctgataaagagagaaaaaaaacagtaaagaggttactctttaaaaagaaataaagattaaaatgaaatgaagagtACTTTAATTAACAGTCTATACTGAAGACACATCTGTCAGCTTGATACTTTAATTATTGTGGTACACAATTTGGCTGACTATTTCTTTATGGGGATTATTTTGAGGTGCCTTCCTCACTGAACTTTTCTGCTGCTGTCTAGAAACCTTACATATGTATAAAGCTTAATTACCACAGTCACACATATATCTTTTTGTTAGTGCTATATTTAAATCTCAAATTGTCTTAAGAAACTTTGAATTTGAGATTTTTCATGAAACATGATGAAACTAAAAGTAAATGGCTTCCTTGGTATTGAATTCTGccaaagaaaatgtaatcatCAATGAAGGTTTTCATGAATCCGCATACAAATAACCAAAGTTCAGGCTAAGAACAAAACAGTGCACTAACCACAAAACAGAATAACAGTCCCTACTGGTTAATGGGGACCCATTAGGAACAAAAGCACTTTAACTACTGATTAAATCATCTACATAATGATACAGcttcattcatatttattcaCACATTAAGCCAATGAGGGAAAAGTGTTGCCCCTCTGCTTTAGCCACTAATTTAGCACCTCCCTGATGAAAATGACCGAAGAAGTGATATGAGATAGACCCTATATCAAACCTAATGCACAGAGTAAGATATAGTTTAAAGTGTATTGTTGTTGTCGGTTATCATCAGACATCATGCTGCTCTAGTAGAGCTGAGTTTAGACACAGGGAGGGAAGAGAAATCAGGCTGCATTGCCCTCAAGTGTCAGAGATCCATCATCATGCTGTCATCTCTCGCTCAACCTCTACTTTTGAACCCTGCAGCCTCTGTAGGTGAACAACTTACTCCCCTGGCACTAATTAGAACTATTTCCTAATTATATAATGTTTTAcgttttaaagaaaatgtagccACCAGTTGGTTAAAGCTAGGTTACTGCTTTCATGGAGTGTCTGGTGAAGTAACGGCATGACATCCAACCTGGCAACCCAGATCATTATACATCAGTTAAGCTTAGAAGGGTTTTTCTGCCTTCTAGCTGTACATGCAAAGCAACTTCTAACACCTCCAGTAATTACTTCATGTTGACATGATGACACTCATATATGGGATAATGTGGTATTTTTAGTGttccacccaaaaaaaaaaaaaaaggtgaatgtGGAACACGAAGCAAAGGGATAGTATGCCCGGCCATCCTTCCTCAGAGGCAGACTGACTCAATCCTGACCCTTTCAGTTGAGTcatgagagaaaaacaggaTATTCGTCATAGAGGACACACATTCCACAAAAAGTCTCAAATACAGTCCACAGTTCTTACAAATATTCCCTTGAAATTAAGTGTTTTCCTGATCAACTCACACATCGGAGAATTGAGGCAGCACATTATttagttgtgtttgtgcacatcaattattttttgtcattCTCTGTCATATAATCTAAATaatgacttttttgaaagaagttATAATTCTATTATTTCTTAAGAGTGAATGCACGCGGTCATatctacggaagccctaagcggaCATACATCCATGCGTGTCATGTACTCCATTTTCATGTTATAACCAGTCATTGCTCTCTGAATATCTCGACTTATTCGTCCTGCTTTTCTCGAGAAAACAACGCTGGTTTTCCAGTGGCAACTGGTAAATTTCAGTTGGTTTCTTGAGATGAtggtttcttattttttctcGTGTTCTACAAAGCTTGTTTTTTCCATTAAAACAGATGGATCTTCTCATTGTCTTAACACGATTTAATATTGGATGATATTGGAATAATTTTCTGACAAtctcaatacaaaaaaaaagaaaagctggtCACTGTGATATATCAAACCCTGACATGCATGCTGCCATTTCCGCACTAATGAGGTAAGTTAGGcttatttctgtgtctgttttgtgcttttgcaacTCTGGGGATAAGACATTCATAAATCTAGATATTTCTGAGACAGCTGGAAATGACTctttatcacaggaaaacagaaTACATAAAATGTATGACTGCATGACGATAGGCATCAAGCATCTTTTCCTTACTCTCCTCTTCCCTGTGTGTCATATTCCAGGTCAGGGCCAGCGCCATTGCCCAAGACCAGGACCAGAGTTATGACTACGCCAGCAACAGTGCCATCCTTCATTTGGATGCAGGCGATGAGGTTTTCATAAAACTGGATGGGGGCAAAGCTCACGGGGGCAACAGCAACAAGTATAGCACCTTCTCAGGTTTCATCCTATATGCCGACTGATGAGCGGACAGGACGTAGACTGAGAGGTGAAAGGTCAAAGCCAGAGGACATTCACTTCCTGACTCTCGCACAGCTCTCGCTGTAAGGTCGATGTTGCCCTTAGCCACTGATCCACCATCAgattgttgttgtgtgttttttttttttacagatgtttgAGGTCAGCATTGATACTGTGACTAATGCTGTGGACCTGTGGTTAGCGGTAACGATCCACCTCATCCATATGTTCCATTGTAAACAGGGTGCCTATGCCGCCAGGGTGATGGATGTGAGCAACAAAACAGTGACAGTCATCTTCGTGTGTCATGCTGTGGTGCAGTAGCAGTCCTGACAGTGCAGAAGCCTCGCCATCATTTTTAAGCTGTCATGTCAATTTCAAGTGTGGAAATCTTACAGCTGTGGCGACTGCAATGTATGTAaaagtaaatgttaaaaaaatgtatcttatgCTGTTTGTATGATACGTACAAAAGCCATAATGGATATGCGTCTCTGTTTTTTGGTGATAACTTTCTGGTCGTTTTCTCGATTTCTGAACTTATTTGTCTCAGGTCCCCCAGagataaaaaaagcaaaaaacaactATAGAAATAGGCCTTTACTTTCTTACCTCATTAGTTTGGGCAATGGCAGAATGACTTGTTGTGGTTTGGCCTATCAAAGTGGCCACCAGTCTACAGGAAAATGATCTCGCTATCACGAGGAGCCATGTCTTGCTATCTGAGATAATGGGAAAACAAGTCGAGATCCCTAtagaacaaacaaaacaaactcggCTCAGGAAAATCAGCATTGTTAGCTCTAGCTGAGGGGATGAACGAGTGAAGAtctttagaaaaacaacaagaaatgaCTAGTTATCACAAAAAATGGAGGAAATGAAATGTATGAATGCATGTCTGcttttggcttcaaaatgcatatTTCAACCTAAAAATTGGGAATTTGTCAAATATTGGACACCAAATTGagatgatgctttttttttttttttggatggcAGCTGTCCTAAAGTGTATTGTGTCTCTATGTGAAGATTTGGAATATCAtgtcattttaacatttgacttgtgtatatactgtaagtTTGGTATTGGATTTGTGTCTCATCACAGTCAAAGTATTGTACAAACACAATATTGTGTGTCTTTTAGATAACATATGTGTTGGTAGTTAGTTGGTCAATTGTGTTATGGCTAATGTGCTCATTTGTAAAGACTTATTTATTAAAGTAATGCATGTAACACTTGTTAAAATGTTCCGTGTGTTTCCACCAATGTTGAAGAGAAATACAGTGATTTTAAACAAAGTGTAATCATGGGCTTAAAGAAAATCTATTGgtgtttcttttac
The genomic region above belongs to Labrus bergylta chromosome 21, fLabBer1.1, whole genome shotgun sequence and contains:
- the LOC109999821 gene encoding C1q-related factor-like, whose protein sequence is MLVLVLVVLIPVLVSSVGTGGADDSASHFEMLGTCRMVCDPFSSTGTAGTGLDTATTGLQVDNDADLSDHSIGPPLPTYSAHGPQGKPGRPGKPGPPGPPGEPGPPGPKGPPGDGVDIVRTGILGLGGKGSVSTTTYNTSPRVAFYAGLRNPQEGYDILRFDDVVTNIGGNYEGATGKFTCKIPGTYFFIYNVLMRGGDGTSMWADLIKNGLVRASAIAQDQDQSYDYASNSAILHLDAGDEVFIKLDGGKAHGGNSNKYSTFSGFILYAD